One genomic region from Euzebya tangerina encodes:
- the recR gene encoding recombination mediator RecR: MYEGPVQNLIDELGRLPGVGPKSAQRLAFHLLQVERIDAERLAKAILSAAQDITFCSRCFNVSEGELCRICRDPKRTDDVLCVVAEPKDVQAIEKTGEFRGRYHVLGGLIVPIDGITPDKLHIAELVRRLGEEQVTEVVIALNPTVDGETTASYLRRQLQTLGLSVTRIASGLPVGGDLEYADQVTLGRAFAGRTSMG, from the coding sequence GTGTACGAAGGCCCGGTCCAGAACCTGATCGACGAGCTCGGACGACTGCCCGGTGTCGGTCCGAAGAGCGCCCAGCGGCTCGCGTTCCACCTGCTGCAGGTCGAGCGGATCGACGCCGAGCGCCTCGCCAAGGCGATCCTCTCCGCCGCGCAGGACATCACGTTCTGCTCGCGCTGCTTCAACGTGTCGGAAGGTGAGCTGTGCCGGATCTGTCGCGATCCGAAGCGGACGGACGACGTCCTCTGCGTGGTCGCCGAGCCCAAGGACGTGCAGGCCATCGAGAAGACCGGCGAGTTCCGAGGTCGGTACCACGTCCTCGGGGGCTTGATCGTCCCGATCGACGGGATCACCCCCGACAAGCTGCACATCGCCGAGTTGGTGCGCCGGCTTGGCGAGGAGCAAGTCACCGAGGTGGTCATCGCCCTCAACCCGACGGTGGATGGAGAGACCACGGCGAGCTACCTCCGCCGGCAACTCCAGACCCTCGGCCTCAGCGTCACGCGCATCGCCAGTGGCCTCCCCGTCGGCGGCGATCTCGAGTACGCCGATCAGGTGACGCTGGGACGGGCCTTCGCCGGCCGCACGTCGATGGGCTGA
- a CDS encoding S9 family peptidase produces the protein MTPPTAKRVPHVWSRPTGDVTDHYAWLADRDNPDTIDYLEAENAYADAFFADHEETIEAVYGEIRSRVQETDQSAPVPHDDWFYARQTEEGKDYVVISRGRTAETATEQVVLDVNAEAEGHDFFSLGMVDISPDHTRLAWSSDTDGAEFYDVRIRDLHQGTELDDVIPRTSAGGSAWSADGSYLFYVLPDEQHRPFRVMRHALGTPVEDDVEVYIDTDERFFVGVGASRSGEWIMIGSGSKLSSEVWVLPASAPTTDPVLVRAREDDLEYSVSHWGEQFVITTNEAAEDFRIMTAPVEAPGAWTELVPHEPGRRIVSVQTFADHLAILSWKDMQRRVEVRFRDGTTTQLDVLDEPHDTSFGANRNYDTRILRVAVESMSVPRTIYDVDVVTRESTLVKRTPTPNVDLDAYVAERLWATAEDGTRVPVDVVRHTDTPVDGTAPCLLYGYGSYEISIPTAFSVVRLSLLDRGVIFALAHPRGGGEGGRRWYTGGKLLNKRNTFTDTLAVADHLVDTGWSHPDRLGIRGGSAGGLLVGACMTMRPGRFAAVVADVPFVDIVTTMSDPTLPLTVTEWEEWGDPRSEPFASYMLSYSPYDNTVPADYPAVYITAGLNDPRVQYHEPAKWVARLREVGTGSRPILMKTEMGAGHQGPSGRYGAWRDQARTLTFILVALDA, from the coding sequence ATGACTCCTCCCACGGCAAAGCGCGTGCCCCACGTCTGGTCACGCCCGACCGGTGATGTGACCGACCACTACGCCTGGCTGGCCGATCGGGACAACCCGGACACCATCGACTACCTCGAGGCCGAGAACGCCTACGCCGACGCGTTCTTCGCCGATCACGAGGAAACCATCGAGGCCGTCTATGGCGAGATCAGGTCGCGCGTGCAGGAGACGGACCAGAGCGCTCCCGTTCCACACGACGACTGGTTCTACGCCCGGCAGACGGAGGAGGGAAAGGACTACGTCGTCATCTCCCGAGGTCGCACGGCGGAGACCGCCACCGAGCAGGTCGTCCTCGACGTGAACGCCGAGGCGGAAGGACATGACTTCTTCTCCCTCGGCATGGTGGACATCAGTCCTGACCACACACGCCTCGCCTGGTCCTCGGACACCGATGGCGCCGAGTTCTACGACGTCCGGATTCGTGACCTCCACCAGGGCACCGAACTGGACGACGTGATCCCGCGCACCTCGGCGGGTGGGTCCGCCTGGTCAGCTGATGGGTCATACCTCTTCTACGTGCTCCCCGACGAGCAGCACCGTCCCTTCCGGGTCATGCGTCATGCGCTCGGCACCCCGGTGGAGGATGACGTCGAGGTCTACATCGACACCGATGAACGGTTCTTCGTCGGCGTGGGAGCCAGCCGCAGCGGCGAGTGGATCATGATCGGCAGCGGGTCGAAGCTGTCGAGTGAGGTGTGGGTCCTCCCCGCCAGCGCCCCCACGACCGACCCCGTCCTGGTCCGGGCGCGCGAGGACGATCTCGAGTACAGCGTCAGCCACTGGGGTGAGCAGTTCGTCATCACCACCAACGAGGCCGCCGAGGACTTCCGCATCATGACCGCGCCGGTGGAGGCGCCGGGGGCGTGGACCGAGTTGGTCCCCCACGAGCCGGGCCGGCGGATCGTCTCCGTCCAGACCTTCGCCGATCATCTGGCGATCCTCTCGTGGAAGGACATGCAGCGACGGGTCGAGGTGCGCTTCCGCGATGGGACGACCACGCAACTCGATGTGCTCGACGAGCCGCACGACACCTCCTTCGGCGCCAACCGCAACTACGACACCCGGATCCTCCGCGTCGCGGTGGAGTCGATGTCGGTGCCGCGGACCATCTACGACGTCGATGTGGTCACGCGTGAATCGACCCTCGTCAAGCGCACCCCGACCCCCAACGTCGATCTGGACGCATACGTGGCCGAGCGACTCTGGGCGACCGCGGAAGACGGAACCCGGGTGCCGGTGGATGTGGTGCGGCACACCGACACCCCGGTGGACGGGACGGCGCCGTGCCTGCTGTACGGCTACGGCTCCTACGAGATCTCGATCCCGACAGCGTTCAGCGTCGTCCGACTCTCACTGCTCGACCGCGGTGTCATCTTCGCCCTGGCCCACCCTCGCGGCGGCGGCGAAGGCGGACGCCGGTGGTACACGGGCGGGAAGCTGCTGAACAAGCGCAACACGTTCACCGACACCCTGGCGGTGGCGGACCACCTGGTGGACACCGGCTGGTCGCATCCGGACCGCCTGGGCATCCGGGGTGGCTCGGCCGGCGGGCTGCTGGTCGGCGCCTGCATGACCATGCGCCCCGGACGCTTCGCCGCGGTGGTCGCCGACGTCCCGTTCGTCGACATCGTGACCACGATGAGCGACCCCACGCTGCCGCTCACGGTGACGGAGTGGGAGGAGTGGGGCGACCCACGGTCCGAGCCGTTCGCCTCGTACATGCTCAGCTACTCGCCGTACGACAACACGGTTCCGGCCGACTATCCCGCGGTCTACATCACCGCCGGCCTCAACGACCCGCGCGTGCAGTACCACGAGCCGGCCAAGTGGGTCGCCCGCCTCCGGGAGGTGGGTACCGGAAGCCGCCCGATCCTGATGAAGACCGAGATGGGTGCCGGCCATCAGGGGCCGAGCGGCCGATACGGCGCGTGGCGCGACCAGGCTCGGACCCTGACGTTCATCCTGGTGGCGCTCGACGCCTGA
- a CDS encoding N-formylglutamate amidohydrolase, whose translation MRPPSPIALDQRWEIRRGNGPVLATALHAGHDLRPELAALSALDAATRLREEDPLTDVLASVGDHLFVPAASRFEVDLNRPADEAVYLNGYYAWGLEPWSRQLEEAEVARSLAARERYYQLMRVWLEELITTYGAVLVLDVHSFNHRPADGDGEPGPPTDHPDIDLGLTTADEDRFGELVETLWTELTRTRMPAAGDADRAVEVDRNARFVDGGHWPEWVFEQYGEHVCTVTLEYKKVFMDEWAGTADIQALHALHSGLRRAVDAVRHLVR comes from the coding sequence ATGCGCCCTCCATCCCCGATCGCACTGGACCAGCGCTGGGAGATACGTCGCGGGAACGGCCCGGTCCTGGCCACCGCACTTCATGCCGGCCACGACCTGCGACCCGAACTCGCCGCACTCTCCGCTCTCGACGCTGCCACACGTCTGCGCGAGGAAGATCCCCTCACCGACGTGCTGGCCAGCGTCGGCGACCACCTCTTCGTGCCCGCTGCATCCCGCTTCGAGGTCGACCTGAACCGGCCGGCCGACGAGGCGGTGTACCTCAACGGGTACTACGCCTGGGGACTGGAGCCCTGGAGCCGTCAACTGGAGGAGGCGGAGGTGGCCCGCTCGCTGGCGGCCCGCGAGCGGTACTACCAGCTGATGCGGGTGTGGCTCGAGGAGCTGATCACGACCTACGGCGCCGTCCTCGTCCTCGACGTCCACAGCTTCAACCACCGTCCCGCGGACGGGGACGGTGAGCCCGGCCCGCCGACTGATCACCCGGACATCGACCTCGGGCTCACCACCGCAGACGAGGACCGCTTCGGCGAGCTGGTCGAGACGTTGTGGACCGAACTGACGCGGACGCGGATGCCCGCTGCAGGCGACGCCGACCGTGCCGTCGAGGTGGACCGGAACGCGCGCTTCGTCGACGGTGGTCACTGGCCCGAGTGGGTGTTCGAGCAGTACGGCGAGCACGTCTGCACCGTCACCCTGGAGTACAAGAAGGTGTTCATGGACGAGTGGGCCGGCACCGCTGACATCCAGGCACTGCACGCCCTCCACAGTGGACTTCGCCGTGCGGTCGACGCGGTGCGGCACCTGGTGCGATGA
- a CDS encoding tyrosine/phenylalanine carboxypeptidase domain-containing protein: protein MNHLSTSQPTPPQPGAAARAVDAALVDLDREIDWLARVSPTGNDARWRTFVANDFQFAPPLTYEPLELDCEAVRYRLDSLPLAEIDEPTFAVLLAEKADELRRQVRLLECRDTPAFVAASIDLFGEIDRTLLDDAETILSDVPERSPTGPRAGADDVLAEAQRCRAEYAEAAPEFAFEIHVVPDTDYKLMVRAGDLYVDARLDISTHRVRPLVAHEVGVHVLTWFNGRRQPLALLQSGFGHYDALQEGLATFCEFLEGCLPPSRLRVLAARVVAADLATRATPLEEIFDVLHRSHGLPVEPAFEVAVRAKRGGGLTKDAVYLAGLRNLLSWLGRGGDLTELFVGKFALRHHHLIVDLLDRGLLRPPALLPNCLSSGDGVARLADAAERPLTALYDIDCTT, encoded by the coding sequence ATGAACCACCTCTCGACGTCGCAACCGACGCCGCCGCAGCCAGGAGCCGCGGCACGAGCGGTCGACGCGGCCCTGGTCGATCTCGACCGCGAGATCGACTGGCTCGCGCGCGTGTCCCCCACGGGCAACGACGCCAGATGGCGGACGTTCGTGGCCAACGACTTCCAGTTCGCACCGCCGCTCACCTATGAGCCCCTCGAACTCGACTGCGAGGCTGTCCGGTACCGGCTGGATTCGCTGCCGCTCGCCGAGATCGACGAGCCCACCTTCGCCGTCCTGCTGGCCGAGAAGGCCGACGAACTGCGCCGACAGGTCCGTCTGCTCGAGTGTCGGGACACGCCGGCCTTCGTCGCGGCCTCCATCGACCTCTTCGGCGAGATCGACCGGACGTTGCTGGACGATGCGGAGACGATCCTCTCCGACGTCCCAGAGCGGTCCCCCACCGGGCCCCGGGCGGGCGCGGACGACGTGTTGGCCGAAGCCCAACGCTGCCGGGCCGAGTACGCCGAGGCGGCTCCGGAGTTCGCGTTCGAGATCCACGTCGTGCCGGACACCGACTACAAGCTGATGGTCCGGGCTGGCGATCTGTACGTGGACGCCCGGCTGGACATCTCCACCCACCGCGTGCGACCCCTGGTGGCCCACGAGGTCGGCGTCCACGTGCTGACGTGGTTCAACGGTCGCCGCCAGCCACTGGCCCTGCTGCAGAGCGGCTTCGGTCACTACGACGCCCTGCAGGAGGGGCTGGCGACGTTCTGCGAGTTCCTCGAGGGCTGCCTGCCGCCGTCTCGACTTCGTGTGCTCGCTGCGCGCGTCGTCGCCGCCGACCTGGCGACGCGTGCGACCCCGCTGGAGGAGATCTTCGACGTGCTGCACCGAAGCCACGGCCTGCCCGTCGAGCCGGCCTTCGAGGTCGCGGTGCGAGCCAAGCGCGGTGGCGGACTCACCAAGGACGCCGTGTACCTGGCCGGTCTCCGAAACCTGCTCAGCTGGCTGGGACGCGGCGGCGACCTGACGGAACTGTTCGTGGGCAAGTTCGCCCTGCGGCACCACCACCTCATCGTCGACCTGCTGGACCGAGGCCTCCTCCGCCCTCCCGCCCTCCTGCCCAACTGCCTTTCCAGCGGTGACGGCGTGGCCCGTCTGGCCGACGCCGCGGAGCGCCCCCTGACCGCCCTCTACGACATCGACTGCACCACATGA
- a CDS encoding glutathione synthase gives MKLAFVINDIATEQDNYSTIRLTRRCVEMGIDVSLVSQSELSYMPGGALCAPASRPSTTGYADDTEILADLQEPENRRHVVTLNEVDVLMLRADPAKEIVERPWAHPSGLLFAQLIADSGVIVVNDPRRLTDASNKTYFQQYPEAIRPRTCITRDAQTIRAFIEDQDGRAVIKPLQGSGGEGVFVITDGGRSNLNQMIEATVRFGYAIVQEYLPAAADGDLRLITLNGRPLQVDGTYACFRRYNETEDARSNITAGGAIEMAEPDEDAINVAEIASPKLVRDGMYLAGLDIVGATMMEINVDTPGGIGQAEDLTGIDFSGAVLRDLRHKVRLQELYGGRFANREIAMM, from the coding sequence ATGAAGCTTGCTTTCGTCATCAACGACATCGCCACCGAGCAGGACAACTACAGCACCATCCGCCTGACCCGCCGCTGCGTTGAGATGGGTATCGACGTGTCGCTGGTCTCGCAGAGCGAGTTGAGCTACATGCCCGGTGGCGCCCTCTGCGCACCGGCATCTCGACCGTCGACGACCGGGTACGCCGACGACACCGAGATCCTCGCCGACCTCCAGGAGCCCGAGAACCGACGCCACGTGGTCACCCTCAACGAGGTGGACGTGCTGATGCTGCGGGCCGACCCGGCCAAGGAGATCGTGGAGCGGCCGTGGGCCCATCCCTCGGGGCTGCTCTTCGCCCAACTCATCGCCGACAGCGGTGTGATCGTCGTGAACGACCCGAGGAGGCTGACGGACGCCTCGAACAAGACCTACTTCCAGCAGTACCCCGAGGCCATACGGCCCCGCACCTGCATCACCCGTGATGCGCAGACGATCCGAGCCTTCATCGAGGACCAGGACGGCCGAGCGGTCATCAAGCCACTGCAGGGCTCCGGCGGCGAGGGCGTCTTCGTCATCACCGACGGCGGCCGTTCGAACCTGAATCAGATGATCGAAGCAACGGTCCGCTTCGGGTACGCGATCGTCCAGGAGTACCTGCCGGCTGCCGCCGATGGCGATCTCCGACTCATCACCCTGAACGGCCGCCCCCTTCAGGTCGACGGGACCTACGCCTGCTTCCGCCGCTACAACGAGACCGAGGACGCCCGGTCGAACATCACGGCCGGAGGGGCGATCGAGATGGCCGAGCCGGACGAGGACGCCATCAACGTCGCCGAGATCGCCTCACCGAAGCTGGTCCGCGACGGTATGTACCTGGCCGGCCTCGACATCGTGGGGGCAACGATGATGGAGATCAACGTCGACACGCCCGGGGGGATCGGGCAGGCGGAGGACCTGACCGGAATCGACTTCTCCGGGGCGGTCCTCCGGGACCTCAGGCACAAGGTTCGCTTGCAGGAGCTCTACGGGGGCCGGTTCGCCAACCGCGAGATCGCGATGATGTGA
- a CDS encoding GAF domain-containing sensor histidine kinase: MDVPTATSEPFAELADVAQAFHGELDLEQLLPLIVTAARRITGAEYGALGVLGEDSDLIVQFVHQGIDAATVRQIGRTPTGGGLLGELIRRQELVVTDDLASHPASAGFPEHHPPMRHFLGLPVRAGNTVFGNLYLTEKPGGFTQFDVDVTTVLAAQAGMAIQAARLAERARIGAIQDERDRISRDLHDSVIQSLFSVGMALESAWPLIRTHPDEVQARIDTSIDQIDSAIRDIRTVIYTLRGETSGKLSLRRGLIELAEEFRSGGHTAPSLDIGSRLDQLVAPELVPDVLHIVREALSNAMRHADAESVSVKATVDGELLIVEVNDSGRGFRKDAVVLGHGLGNMAERAAILGADLTLDSRPSAGTSVALRVPLPRAGV, from the coding sequence ATGGACGTCCCGACGGCCACGAGTGAACCGTTCGCTGAGCTGGCAGACGTGGCGCAGGCGTTCCACGGTGAGCTCGACCTCGAGCAGCTGCTGCCGTTGATCGTGACGGCTGCAAGACGCATCACGGGCGCGGAGTACGGCGCGCTCGGCGTGCTCGGTGAGGACTCCGACCTCATCGTGCAGTTCGTCCACCAGGGAATCGATGCCGCGACGGTGCGGCAGATCGGGCGAACCCCGACGGGTGGTGGTCTCCTGGGTGAGTTGATCCGACGGCAGGAGCTGGTCGTGACCGACGACCTCGCCAGCCACCCGGCGTCGGCGGGATTCCCGGAGCACCACCCGCCCATGCGACACTTCCTCGGCCTCCCGGTTCGAGCCGGCAACACCGTCTTCGGGAATCTGTACCTCACCGAGAAGCCGGGTGGGTTCACCCAGTTCGACGTGGATGTCACCACCGTCCTGGCAGCGCAGGCCGGGATGGCGATCCAGGCCGCACGGTTGGCCGAGCGCGCCCGCATCGGCGCGATCCAGGACGAACGAGACCGGATCTCACGCGATCTGCACGACAGCGTGATCCAGTCCCTGTTCAGCGTCGGCATGGCTCTCGAGAGCGCATGGCCGCTGATCAGGACCCATCCCGACGAGGTCCAGGCCCGCATCGACACCAGCATCGATCAGATCGACTCGGCGATCCGCGACATCCGCACCGTGATCTACACGCTGCGCGGCGAGACGTCCGGCAAGCTGAGCCTGCGCCGAGGACTCATCGAGTTGGCCGAGGAGTTCCGCTCCGGAGGGCACACCGCACCGTCCCTGGACATCGGCTCGCGCCTTGATCAACTGGTGGCCCCGGAGTTGGTACCCGATGTCCTGCACATCGTTCGGGAAGCGCTCTCGAACGCGATGCGACACGCCGATGCCGAGTCCGTCTCGGTCAAGGCGACCGTGGATGGGGAGCTGCTGATCGTGGAGGTCAACGACAGCGGCCGGGGGTTCCGCAAGGACGCCGTGGTCCTCGGACACGGCCTCGGCAACATGGCCGAGCGCGCCGCGATCCTCGGGGCCGACCTCACCCTCGACTCGCGGCCGTCGGCTGGGACCTCGGTCGCGCTTCGGGTCCCCCTACCCCGGGCAGGAGTGTGA
- a CDS encoding PhzF family phenazine biosynthesis protein produces the protein MNEVRLVDVFGSGGLSGNPVAVVHDADGLSAEQMLAFTQWMNLSECTFLVRPTADEADYHVRIFTPDREMAFAGHPTLGTCHAWLEAGGTPSTPGVVLQQCGAGLVPLDLDEGTISFAAPPLLREGPVDEADLDRVCAILRIDRTAVQAAAWTDNGPGWVTVQLQDAEAVLALDPRGDGDRIDIGVVGLYGDGGEADVEVRAFFTDAQGVLREDPVTGSLNASAGQWLIDRAELTPPFTAAQGTAMGRAGRVSVRLAADGSLLVGGRTTTILRGQLT, from the coding sequence ATGAACGAGGTTCGATTGGTGGACGTGTTCGGATCCGGCGGACTGTCGGGCAACCCCGTGGCGGTGGTCCACGATGCCGACGGTTTGAGTGCCGAGCAGATGCTCGCGTTCACGCAGTGGATGAACCTGTCGGAGTGCACCTTCCTGGTCCGCCCGACCGCCGATGAGGCTGACTACCACGTCCGGATCTTCACGCCCGATCGCGAGATGGCGTTCGCCGGTCACCCCACCCTGGGCACCTGCCACGCATGGCTGGAGGCCGGCGGGACTCCCAGCACCCCCGGGGTGGTCCTGCAGCAGTGCGGCGCGGGACTGGTCCCGCTCGATCTGGACGAGGGGACCATCTCCTTCGCCGCCCCACCACTGCTCCGCGAGGGTCCGGTCGACGAGGCGGACCTGGACCGCGTCTGTGCGATCCTGCGCATCGACCGCACCGCTGTGCAGGCGGCCGCCTGGACGGACAACGGACCGGGATGGGTCACGGTGCAACTGCAGGATGCCGAGGCGGTCCTGGCACTGGACCCTCGCGGCGACGGCGACCGGATCGACATCGGCGTCGTCGGCCTTTACGGTGACGGTGGTGAGGCAGACGTCGAGGTCCGCGCGTTCTTCACCGACGCGCAGGGTGTCCTCCGGGAGGACCCCGTGACCGGGTCGCTCAATGCGTCCGCCGGTCAGTGGTTGATCGATCGAGCCGAACTGACGCCGCCGTTCACCGCCGCACAGGGCACGGCCATGGGTCGCGCTGGACGGGTCAGCGTGCGCCTGGCGGCCGACGGCAGTTTGCTGGTGGGAGGCCGGACCACCACGATCCTCCGAGGTCAGCTCACCTGA
- the dnaX gene encoding DNA polymerase III subunit gamma/tau: MAHVSLYRKYRPQTFDEVVGQDHVTTTLARAVDSGSWHHAYLFTGPRGTGKTSSARLLAMAINATDGPTSTPPADDPIVTAIREGTCPDVIEIDAASNNGVDDVRDLRERVAFSPAQARVKVYIVDECHMLSNAAWNAFLKTIEEPPDHVVFVFATTEPHKVLPTVLSRTQRFDLRRIPAAELADHCRHIADLEGFTFEGDALQSIVRAGDGSARDTLSVLDQVVAFTGPTVTAAGVAEVLGSVPAVLLDRLAGLLADSDVAGVLGLVQEVADGGTDLRQFATDAVEHLRSLLLLAAAPEAGLVDATPDRVAELTAQASRTGPADLLRAVELLNDAQPKMRRGNTQLPLEIALAKAALPESGGDPEALAARLDRVESALSEWPAAAAAPAGASAAPAGDEPDRSAREAPATDRGPDHDPSDAAPDEPEPSEPSRSAPGQSEPSESEPRQSEPRQSEPKPEGPEAVEPGAAAADPVAPTGPSTAPDQDAGPAAADSAPEPAPQESASDTPDPVDDLTRIIDAWPAVLTTLGRTSKRVSAVVGEGRPTSITGDALMLHFPFEFHAEQARDAETAQAIGAAVEAVTGTRYRINAVVGSDPPAASVEVVDDEASAVINHEAAEAAGDVADDDEAHDQAIAALSQGLGATVISDSRE, translated from the coding sequence GTGGCGCACGTCTCGCTCTACCGCAAGTACCGGCCGCAGACCTTCGACGAGGTCGTCGGCCAGGACCACGTGACGACCACGCTGGCCCGCGCGGTGGACAGCGGCAGCTGGCATCACGCCTACCTCTTCACCGGTCCACGCGGGACGGGAAAGACCTCCTCGGCTCGGCTGCTCGCCATGGCCATCAACGCCACGGACGGCCCGACCTCCACGCCTCCTGCGGACGACCCGATCGTGACCGCGATCAGAGAGGGGACGTGCCCGGACGTCATCGAGATCGATGCCGCCTCCAACAACGGGGTCGACGACGTCCGTGACCTGCGAGAGCGTGTGGCGTTCTCTCCAGCACAGGCGCGGGTCAAGGTCTACATCGTGGACGAGTGCCACATGCTCTCCAACGCAGCGTGGAACGCCTTCCTCAAGACCATCGAAGAGCCGCCCGACCACGTCGTGTTCGTCTTCGCCACGACCGAGCCGCACAAGGTGCTGCCCACGGTCCTGTCCCGAACCCAGCGGTTCGACCTCCGTCGGATCCCGGCAGCCGAACTCGCCGATCACTGCCGCCACATCGCGGATCTGGAGGGCTTCACCTTCGAGGGCGACGCCCTGCAGTCCATCGTCAGGGCCGGTGACGGGTCGGCCAGGGACACCCTGTCCGTGCTCGATCAGGTGGTGGCGTTCACAGGCCCCACCGTCACCGCAGCGGGTGTGGCCGAGGTCCTCGGCTCAGTCCCCGCGGTCCTGCTGGACCGGCTGGCGGGCCTGCTGGCCGACTCCGACGTGGCGGGCGTCCTGGGGCTCGTCCAGGAGGTCGCGGACGGCGGAACCGACCTGCGGCAGTTCGCCACGGACGCGGTGGAGCACCTGCGGTCGCTGCTGCTGCTGGCCGCCGCGCCGGAGGCCGGGCTCGTCGACGCCACGCCCGACCGGGTGGCCGAGCTCACAGCGCAGGCGTCGCGGACCGGCCCGGCGGATCTGCTCCGCGCCGTGGAATTGCTGAACGACGCCCAGCCCAAGATGCGTCGCGGTAACACCCAGTTGCCGCTCGAGATCGCGCTGGCCAAGGCTGCACTACCCGAGTCCGGCGGTGACCCGGAGGCTCTCGCGGCACGGCTGGACCGTGTAGAGTCGGCGCTGTCGGAGTGGCCAGCCGCTGCTGCTGCACCGGCAGGTGCGAGCGCCGCTCCGGCCGGTGACGAGCCCGATCGGAGCGCCCGCGAGGCACCGGCGACGGACCGGGGCCCTGATCACGACCCGAGCGACGCCGCCCCGGACGAACCGGAGCCGTCTGAGCCCAGTCGATCCGCACCCGGCCAGTCCGAACCAAGCGAGTCCGAACCCCGCCAATCCGAACCCCGCCAATCCGAACCGAAGCCCGAAGGGCCCGAAGCCGTAGAGCCCGGGGCTGCCGCGGCTGACCCAGTTGCCCCGACCGGTCCGTCCACCGCGCCGGACCAGGACGCCGGACCAGCAGCGGCCGACTCCGCGCCCGAACCAGCCCCGCAGGAGTCTGCCTCCGACACCCCCGACCCTGTCGACGACCTGACCCGCATAATCGACGCCTGGCCGGCGGTCCTGACCACCCTCGGCCGGACCTCCAAGCGGGTCTCGGCCGTGGTCGGTGAGGGGCGCCCCACGTCGATCACGGGCGACGCCCTGATGCTGCACTTTCCCTTCGAGTTCCACGCCGAGCAGGCCCGTGACGCCGAGACTGCGCAGGCGATCGGAGCCGCCGTCGAAGCCGTCACCGGTACGCGGTACCGCATCAACGCCGTGGTCGGGTCCGACCCTCCAGCGGCGTCCGTGGAGGTGGTTGATGACGAGGCGTCGGCGGTCATCAACCACGAAGCCGCTGAAGCTGCCGGCGACGTCGCCGACGACGACGAGGCCCACGATCAGGCCATCGCCGCACTCAGTCAGGGGCTGGGCGCAACCGTCATCAGTGACAGCCGCGAGTGA
- a CDS encoding YbaB/EbfC family nucleoid-associated protein, protein MGNQQAMMRQAQAMMKKMQKAQDELAAKTVTGSAGGGMVEAVVNGAGEFQSITINPDAVDPDDVEMLQDMVVAACNEAVRASKELEGEMMGGIAGGLGLPPGLL, encoded by the coding sequence ATGGGCAACCAGCAGGCCATGATGCGCCAGGCGCAGGCCATGATGAAGAAGATGCAGAAGGCTCAGGACGAGCTGGCGGCCAAGACCGTGACGGGCAGCGCTGGCGGCGGCATGGTCGAAGCCGTGGTCAACGGCGCCGGCGAGTTCCAGTCCATCACCATCAACCCGGACGCGGTCGACCCCGATGACGTCGAGATGCTGCAGGACATGGTGGTTGCCGCGTGCAACGAGGCGGTCCGTGCCTCGAAGGAGCTGGAGGGTGAGATGATGGGCGGCATCGCCGGCGGCCTCGGTCTGCCCCCCGGGCTGCTGTAG